From a region of the Pseudoxanthomonas sp. X-1 genome:
- a CDS encoding FecR family protein, giving the protein MDDTDDMSGQQAHHWFARLRAPDCSAEDRAAFERWRDDPQHAAAYANLEDLWAITGDLAQEDPDIAAAVREARRADARSWRSRWRWPLLATAASVLLALFLFLSLPPAQGPAHAYATATGEQRTVTLEDGSRVVLDTATRLDVQYGRHERRLVLRQGRADFHVSKDPARPFTVRAGASAVTATGTQFQVRLDGAAGEVTLLEGRVVVASRLTAGEAALSPGERVAVLAGGTLGTVQRLSDADRASAEGWTSGQLVVQAWPVAALVAEVNRYGGTPLRLGDAAVGRMPVSGTFDPKAPEALALALEHVWPVRVEHSAGEIVLYEKK; this is encoded by the coding sequence ATGGACGACACCGACGATATGTCAGGTCAACAGGCTCATCACTGGTTCGCGCGATTGCGCGCGCCCGATTGCAGCGCCGAGGACCGCGCGGCCTTCGAGCGATGGCGGGACGACCCGCAGCATGCGGCCGCCTACGCGAACCTGGAGGACCTGTGGGCGATCACCGGCGATCTGGCGCAGGAAGACCCGGACATCGCCGCCGCCGTGCGCGAAGCACGGCGCGCCGACGCGCGGTCGTGGCGGTCGCGCTGGCGCTGGCCGCTGCTGGCAACGGCGGCGTCGGTGCTGCTGGCCTTGTTCCTCTTCCTGTCGCTGCCGCCTGCGCAAGGCCCGGCCCACGCGTACGCGACCGCGACCGGCGAACAGCGCACCGTCACGCTGGAGGACGGTTCGCGCGTGGTGCTCGACACCGCGACCCGGCTCGACGTGCAGTACGGCCGGCACGAGCGCCGCCTGGTGCTGCGGCAGGGGCGGGCCGACTTCCACGTCAGCAAGGACCCGGCGCGGCCGTTCACCGTCCGGGCCGGCGCCTCCGCCGTCACGGCGACCGGCACGCAGTTTCAGGTGCGGCTCGACGGCGCTGCCGGGGAGGTGACGCTGCTGGAAGGCCGGGTCGTGGTCGCATCGCGGCTTACGGCCGGCGAAGCTGCCTTGTCGCCGGGAGAGCGCGTGGCTGTGCTTGCAGGCGGCACGCTCGGGACGGTCCAGCGCTTGAGTGACGCCGACCGGGCCAGCGCGGAAGGCTGGACCAGCGGACAGCTGGTGGTGCAAGCGTGGCCGGTGGCGGCCCTGGTCGCCGAGGTCAACCGCTACGGCGGCACGCCGTTGCGCCTGGGCGACGCGGCCGTGGGCCGCATGCCGGTTAGCGGCACGTTCGATCCGAAGGCGCCGGAAGCACTGGCGCTTGCCTTGGAGCACGTCTGGCCGGTGCGCGTGGAGCACAGCGCCGGCGAAATCGTGCTCTACGAAAAAAAGTGA
- a CDS encoding TonB-dependent receptor produces MIEGRNNRGRQTLARRPLYAACFLALTAWGGIGPVHAQSSEAPRVYAIDAGTLEGALNQLSRQSQVQIVFRPDLVAGKRAAAISGQLTWRQALERLLLGSGLEYRQVADKTIVIQASEPRPAPPAPSVRAPKAAPAPAVRADAPVADLERLTVTGTRIRGGTTPSPVTTIGSEQIEEEGFNDLGEVVRSVPQNFTGGQNPGVFMGNVTGGGMANQNVTGGSSLNLRGLGPDASLTLLNGKRLAYSGFVQAVDIAAIPVDAVDRVEIVADGASAIYGSDAVGGVANVMLRRDYEGVAVGARYGSATDGGLSTREYHATAGAVWATGGLIATFKDASADPIYAAERSYSDHLIDPTTIYAGSELRSGLVSAHQSLGDLVELRLDALRTEREQTYNYYAGSLSIYNAMRPETTTSFLAPSLDFTLPNDWALSFGGAWGKDEFFTDHVRVDTGTNVATPLFYECHCNESRVYETSAEGPLFRTNAGDARLAVGAGYRRNEYSWNDHLAGATKARGTESSRFGYMEINLPLVGAQSNVAGIERLIVTAAVRSEDYDSFGRVTTPTFGAIYGPSADFTVKATWGKSFKAPTLFQRNYAMMAHLFDPSAFGATDYAEGDTLLYLNGGNPDLDPERARTWTASLAFHPESLPGLDAELTLFRVDYTSRVIEPNAGYGALDNPIYAEFVDRSPTTERLADIISRVDAFYNYTAAPYDPASVMAILDVRYVNANRQRVKGVDLSGSYRFDLGPGRLTIRGAASWLDSTQQTKGMPDPYDLAGTLFNPAKVNGRIGAVWSQGGFTASTFANYTGGVTNTLDNVKSASFTTFDATLRYDTGERGDVWSGLEFALAAQNLLDRAPPLYAIDTPLYVAPYDSTNYSAIGRFWSLSVTKRW; encoded by the coding sequence ATGATCGAGGGACGCAACAACCGGGGACGCCAGACGTTGGCGAGGCGACCGCTCTACGCAGCCTGCTTTCTGGCGTTGACGGCCTGGGGCGGCATCGGCCCGGTCCATGCGCAAAGCAGCGAGGCGCCGCGCGTCTATGCGATCGATGCCGGCACGCTGGAGGGCGCGCTGAACCAGCTTTCGCGCCAGAGCCAGGTGCAGATCGTGTTCCGGCCGGACCTCGTGGCCGGCAAGCGGGCCGCCGCGATCTCCGGACAGCTGACTTGGCGGCAGGCGCTCGAACGGCTGCTGCTCGGAAGCGGGCTGGAGTACCGGCAGGTCGCCGATAAGACGATCGTCATCCAGGCTTCGGAACCGCGGCCGGCGCCGCCCGCGCCATCCGTTCGGGCGCCGAAGGCGGCGCCGGCGCCAGCCGTGCGTGCCGACGCGCCCGTGGCGGATCTCGAGCGTCTGACGGTCACCGGCACGCGTATCCGTGGCGGGACGACACCCTCGCCGGTCACGACTATCGGTTCGGAGCAAATCGAGGAAGAAGGCTTCAACGATCTCGGCGAAGTCGTCCGTTCGGTTCCCCAGAACTTCACTGGCGGCCAGAACCCGGGCGTTTTCATGGGGAACGTCACCGGCGGCGGCATGGCCAACCAGAACGTGACCGGCGGTTCCAGCCTTAACCTGCGCGGTCTCGGCCCGGATGCCTCGCTGACGCTGCTGAACGGGAAGCGATTGGCGTACAGCGGCTTCGTGCAGGCCGTCGACATCGCGGCCATTCCGGTGGATGCCGTCGATCGAGTTGAGATCGTCGCAGATGGTGCCTCAGCGATCTACGGTTCCGATGCCGTGGGCGGCGTCGCCAACGTCATGCTTCGTCGAGACTACGAGGGCGTTGCGGTCGGTGCGCGCTACGGCAGTGCGACCGACGGCGGTTTATCGACGAGGGAATACCACGCCACGGCGGGCGCTGTGTGGGCGACCGGTGGCTTGATAGCGACGTTCAAGGACGCCTCGGCCGATCCGATCTATGCCGCGGAACGCTCCTACAGCGATCACCTGATCGATCCGACCACCATCTACGCGGGCAGCGAACTGCGTAGCGGGCTGGTAAGCGCTCATCAGTCGCTTGGCGATCTCGTCGAACTGCGCCTGGACGCGCTGCGCACCGAGCGTGAGCAAACCTACAACTACTACGCCGGCAGCCTATCCATCTACAACGCAATGAGGCCCGAAACCACGACCTCGTTCCTGGCGCCGAGCCTCGATTTCACATTGCCGAACGACTGGGCACTCTCGTTCGGAGGTGCCTGGGGCAAGGACGAGTTCTTCACCGACCATGTTCGAGTCGACACTGGCACGAACGTCGCTACGCCGCTCTTCTACGAATGCCACTGCAACGAGAGCAGGGTCTACGAGACATCGGCTGAAGGTCCGTTGTTCCGGACGAACGCGGGCGACGCCCGTCTCGCGGTCGGCGCGGGCTACCGTAGGAACGAGTATTCCTGGAACGATCATCTGGCAGGCGCGACGAAGGCACGGGGCACGGAGAGCAGCCGCTTCGGTTACATGGAAATCAATCTGCCGCTGGTTGGCGCTCAATCGAACGTCGCGGGCATCGAGCGGCTGATCGTGACGGCTGCTGTGCGCAGTGAAGACTACGACAGCTTCGGCCGTGTCACGACGCCGACATTCGGCGCGATCTACGGCCCCAGCGCCGACTTCACTGTGAAAGCGACATGGGGAAAGTCCTTCAAAGCGCCTACGCTGTTCCAGCGCAACTACGCGATGATGGCCCACCTATTCGACCCGAGCGCTTTCGGTGCGACCGACTACGCTGAGGGCGACACGCTGCTGTACTTGAACGGCGGCAATCCGGATCTGGACCCGGAGCGAGCCAGGACGTGGACGGCCTCGCTCGCGTTTCACCCCGAGTCGCTGCCGGGTCTGGACGCTGAACTGACCTTGTTCCGCGTCGACTATACCAGCCGTGTCATTGAGCCCAACGCGGGCTACGGCGCCTTAGACAATCCCATCTATGCGGAATTCGTCGACCGCTCCCCAACGACGGAGCGGCTGGCCGACATCATTTCTCGCGTCGATGCGTTCTACAACTATACGGCGGCGCCTTACGACCCGGCGAGCGTGATGGCGATTCTGGACGTGCGGTACGTCAACGCCAATCGCCAGCGCGTCAAAGGCGTGGATCTGTCCGGGTCGTACAGATTCGATCTCGGTCCGGGCCGATTGACGATACGCGGTGCCGCCAGTTGGCTCGACAGCACACAACAGACCAAAGGCATGCCCGATCCGTACGACCTGGCCGGTACCCTTTTCAATCCTGCGAAGGTCAACGGCCGCATCGGGGCGGTCTGGAGTCAGGGCGGGTTCACCGCTTCAACCTTCGCGAACTACACGGGTGGCGTCACCAACACCCTGGACAACGTGAAGTCCGCATCGTTCACGACGTTCGATGCCACGCTGCGTTACGACACCGGGGAGCGCGGCGACGTCTGGTCTGGACTGGAGTTCGCACTCGCAGCACAGAACCTCCTGGATCGTGCGCCCCCGTTGTACGCAATCGACACGCCCCTCTATGTGGCGCCCTACGACTCAACGAACTACTCGGCCATCGGCCGATTCTGGAGCCTGTCGGTGACAAAGCGCTGGTGA
- a CDS encoding Atxe2 family lasso peptide isopeptidase — protein MLALTVLSAALVCTPETHAISPRQLLQVADLGSPAISPDGRYVAFRLEQASVERNTYDSVWYVQSMDGASPPIRVADGGVPLRNSAGISLPAVATWSPDGRSIYYRVLIDGRIEVWRAFADGSGAEPIAIDPADVREFSLSRDGRVLTYSVGASREDVIAAEQAEYDSGIHIDQSVPVGQGLFRSGNLEGRLATQRYVGSWFDRGSLLSDAPVGWRAVDLATRTRRELAAGEALPASPAASDLPSRLGQVWKLAPRELDGQIALVTRDDESGQPSEAPSSRLYVLASPRDRKPAVCRAELCNGKAISGVTWRPDSNDVLYTVTDPTEGLAQSVFRWSVGTDQVQTVVRSTGLISGGRDPYTECGVSHDALACVASEADRPPRLERIDIITGERRVLFDPNAALARELERGMRARLLRWSDASGHAFTGQFFPAKLDGTGPAPLFVTYYSCDGFLRGGLGDQWPLASMASAGIAALCINRAPGRILDAVQRYDLGRSAVESAAQLLADSGEIDHERVGMGGLSFGSEVTMWTAAHSDLLAAASITSPQISPTYYLIGSLKGDAFLAGLRESWQLGAPGETMDRWRLLSPAFYLDEIRIPVLMQMPEQEYLYAIDYAIPLMRAHRADLYVFPHEPHQMFQPRHKIAAYQRNLDWFLFWLKGVEDADPAKAAQYAHWRSMRQAASPE, from the coding sequence GTGCTGGCCCTGACCGTACTGAGCGCGGCGTTGGTCTGCACTCCCGAGACTCACGCCATCTCGCCGCGACAGCTGCTGCAAGTGGCCGATCTCGGGAGCCCGGCGATATCACCGGACGGACGCTACGTTGCGTTCCGTCTCGAACAGGCGTCGGTCGAGCGCAACACCTACGACAGTGTGTGGTACGTGCAAAGCATGGATGGTGCCTCGCCTCCTATTCGTGTCGCGGACGGCGGCGTCCCGTTGCGCAACTCCGCAGGCATCTCGCTGCCGGCGGTCGCAACGTGGTCGCCGGACGGACGGTCGATCTACTACCGGGTACTCATCGACGGCCGGATCGAGGTCTGGCGCGCCTTTGCGGACGGCTCGGGCGCCGAGCCAATTGCGATCGATCCTGCGGATGTTCGCGAATTCTCTCTCAGTCGTGACGGCCGCGTTCTGACATACAGCGTCGGAGCATCGCGCGAAGACGTGATCGCGGCGGAACAAGCCGAGTACGACAGCGGAATCCACATCGACCAGAGCGTGCCGGTCGGACAAGGCTTGTTCCGCTCCGGCAACTTGGAAGGACGGCTAGCGACGCAACGCTACGTGGGAAGCTGGTTTGATCGGGGATCGCTGCTGTCAGACGCCCCGGTCGGTTGGCGGGCCGTCGATCTAGCCACACGAACACGGCGAGAACTTGCCGCCGGCGAGGCGCTGCCGGCGTCGCCTGCTGCATCCGATCTTCCGTCGAGGCTGGGCCAGGTATGGAAGCTGGCGCCGCGAGAGCTCGATGGGCAGATCGCATTGGTCACACGCGACGATGAGTCTGGCCAACCATCGGAAGCACCCAGCAGTCGGTTGTACGTGCTGGCGAGCCCGAGGGATCGAAAGCCCGCCGTGTGCCGGGCCGAACTATGCAATGGCAAGGCCATCAGCGGCGTCACGTGGCGACCGGACAGCAACGACGTGCTCTATACGGTGACGGACCCAACGGAAGGGTTGGCCCAGTCGGTATTTCGTTGGTCAGTGGGCACTGATCAGGTCCAAACTGTCGTGCGCTCGACGGGGCTCATTAGCGGCGGGCGTGACCCCTACACCGAATGCGGCGTGTCGCACGACGCGCTTGCCTGCGTGGCCTCGGAGGCTGATCGGCCGCCACGTCTGGAGCGGATCGACATCATCACCGGAGAACGTCGCGTCCTTTTTGACCCGAACGCCGCGCTAGCGCGGGAATTGGAGCGGGGAATGCGGGCTCGCCTCCTACGCTGGTCGGACGCGAGCGGGCACGCGTTCACAGGCCAGTTCTTCCCGGCCAAGCTCGATGGCACCGGTCCGGCGCCATTGTTCGTGACCTACTACAGTTGCGACGGGTTCCTGCGCGGCGGCTTGGGCGACCAATGGCCGTTGGCGTCGATGGCGTCGGCAGGCATCGCCGCACTGTGCATCAACCGCGCGCCTGGGCGCATTCTGGATGCGGTCCAGCGCTACGATCTGGGACGCTCTGCGGTCGAGAGCGCTGCCCAGTTGCTGGCCGACAGTGGTGAGATCGACCACGAACGGGTCGGGATGGGAGGGCTCAGCTTCGGCAGTGAGGTCACCATGTGGACGGCCGCGCACTCGGACCTGCTCGCTGCCGCATCGATAACATCCCCGCAGATTTCCCCAACCTACTACCTGATCGGCAGCCTCAAGGGCGACGCGTTCCTCGCCGGATTGCGGGAATCGTGGCAGCTCGGCGCACCAGGGGAGACGATGGACCGCTGGCGGCTGCTTTCACCTGCGTTCTACCTCGATGAAATCCGCATCCCGGTCCTGATGCAGATGCCCGAGCAGGAGTATCTGTATGCGATCGACTACGCTATTCCGTTGATGCGCGCCCATCGGGCTGACCTGTACGTGTTTCCGCACGAGCCGCACCAGATGTTCCAGCCGCGGCACAAAATCGCTGCATATCAGAGAAACCTTGACTGGTTCCTGTTCTGGCTCAAGGGTGTCGAGGATGCAGATCCCGCCAAGGCCGCGCAGTACGCCCACTGGCGCTCCATGAGGCAGGCAGCGAGCCCGGAGTAG
- a CDS encoding asparagine synthase C-terminal domain-containing protein has product MSCSYVVLVEREGPAGCGMDGQTERGLENAGMRLRCTLGPVKVFAQEQTSILLLPGNGVLIGRLFTSTGRSVADGGRLPALAQPSQLREHLLKHFWGEYVLVQPPIDGAAGITVTRDPSGGVGCVYVLRNGSGFVASDISVATAAGLYRKQIDWDSIAYLLTFPNHKVHRTALVDVHELLPGCSLQLCGQEITRSLIWSPWNHVAAGKRHRDFSEAAADVRSAVLMVIKAWAKIDRSILLELSGGLDSSIVGVCLRQARVRVACCTLVTPVPGADERHYAEQIANRLGVNLHAVELKYEDARFDFASPAHLANPSITALQHATDSAFDAMGDSLDTGSFYSGGGGDTVFAFLGTAAPAADAVRECGLSAGVAAVRDLSALHECTFWKAARLTARKLARRRRNLDRPDGSFLNRARISLDAQDHPWFAAAPADALPGDRERIFDLAGTQAFRDYLPRGMRRPLRMPLLSQPVVEACLRVPTWMWIRDGLNRAVARAAFADMLPRDILERRSKGTFVNFSGGIYRRGKDRIREFLLTGVLREHGMLDTDALKAFFATDLRSGDQSLQRIYDLCMVENWVRQQS; this is encoded by the coding sequence ATGAGCTGCTCCTACGTCGTCCTGGTTGAGCGCGAAGGCCCCGCCGGATGCGGGATGGATGGACAAACCGAACGTGGCCTCGAGAACGCCGGCATGCGGCTTCGCTGCACCTTGGGTCCGGTCAAGGTGTTCGCCCAGGAGCAAACTTCGATCCTCCTGCTGCCTGGAAATGGAGTTCTGATCGGCCGTTTATTCACCAGTACTGGCAGGTCCGTCGCGGACGGCGGGCGGCTTCCAGCGCTCGCGCAACCGAGTCAGCTCCGCGAGCACTTGCTCAAGCACTTCTGGGGCGAGTACGTGCTCGTGCAGCCTCCGATCGATGGCGCCGCAGGCATTACCGTCACGCGGGATCCTTCCGGTGGCGTAGGCTGCGTCTACGTTCTTCGGAACGGATCTGGATTTGTCGCCTCCGACATCTCCGTGGCGACTGCGGCTGGGCTGTATCGAAAGCAGATCGATTGGGACTCCATCGCCTACCTGCTGACGTTCCCCAATCATAAGGTGCACCGCACCGCGCTGGTCGATGTCCATGAACTGCTGCCTGGCTGCTCGTTACAGCTTTGTGGGCAGGAAATCACTAGATCGCTGATCTGGTCTCCTTGGAATCACGTCGCCGCTGGGAAACGCCATCGCGACTTCAGCGAAGCGGCAGCCGACGTTCGCTCCGCCGTCCTGATGGTCATCAAAGCATGGGCAAAGATCGACCGATCGATCCTGCTTGAGCTCTCGGGCGGCCTGGACTCTTCGATTGTGGGCGTGTGTCTGCGTCAGGCACGCGTCCGTGTGGCCTGTTGTACGCTCGTCACGCCAGTCCCCGGCGCAGACGAGCGTCACTACGCTGAGCAGATCGCCAATCGTCTCGGCGTCAACCTTCACGCAGTGGAACTGAAGTATGAAGACGCACGCTTCGACTTCGCGTCCCCGGCCCACCTGGCGAACCCAAGCATCACCGCTCTGCAGCACGCCACGGATTCTGCATTCGATGCGATGGGCGACAGTCTTGATACGGGCAGCTTCTACTCCGGCGGCGGCGGCGACACAGTGTTCGCGTTTCTGGGAACCGCGGCGCCTGCCGCGGATGCGGTCAGAGAATGTGGCCTTTCGGCAGGCGTTGCCGCGGTGCGGGACCTTTCCGCCCTGCACGAATGCACCTTCTGGAAGGCGGCCCGGCTGACGGCGCGCAAGCTCGCAAGGCGGCGGAGGAACCTCGATAGACCGGACGGATCGTTCCTCAATCGAGCCAGGATTTCGCTCGACGCGCAAGATCATCCCTGGTTTGCCGCCGCCCCGGCCGACGCCCTGCCTGGCGACCGAGAGCGAATCTTCGATCTAGCCGGCACCCAGGCCTTCCGAGATTACCTGCCGCGGGGCATGCGTCGGCCGCTACGCATGCCGTTGTTGTCTCAACCTGTTGTCGAAGCCTGCCTTCGAGTCCCCACCTGGATGTGGATTCGCGACGGCCTCAATCGCGCCGTCGCTCGGGCCGCGTTTGCAGACATGCTGCCCAGGGACATCCTCGAACGCAGAAGCAAGGGCACATTCGTCAACTTCTCCGGCGGCATCTACCGCCGAGGCAAGGACCGCATACGGGAATTCCTGCTTACCGGCGTGTTGCGGGAGCACGGCATGCTGGATACCGACGCGCTGAAGGCGTTCTTCGCGACCGATCTGCGCTCGGGCGATCAGTCGCTACAGCGAATCTACGACCTGTGCATGGTGGAGAACTGGGTTCGCCAGCAATCCTAG
- a CDS encoding lasso peptide biosynthesis B2 protein gives MPYRLRDDLSYCYVDGGLIFQDVDQDRYFRLSDDMEQALIALLESDGSAEADVRPLVEANILANGQPEPRHQARLALECPRRSLVEGRSSSRRIPLSTLIESFAIVCATQWQLKRRRLKHVLDALVAYRREHASSSDTVANDARQLGLTEAVEDFRRSRRYVPVDPICLLDSLAMTRFLAKRGLHANIVFGVTSNPFSAHCWVQAGDLALNDTVGHTSAFVQIRVV, from the coding sequence GTGCCTTACCGACTGCGCGACGACCTGAGCTACTGCTACGTTGACGGCGGGCTGATCTTCCAGGACGTCGATCAGGATCGCTACTTTCGGCTTTCCGATGACATGGAGCAGGCACTCATCGCCTTGCTCGAGAGCGATGGTAGCGCGGAGGCCGACGTTCGCCCCCTGGTTGAGGCCAACATCCTTGCAAATGGGCAGCCTGAGCCAAGACACCAAGCGAGGCTTGCCTTGGAATGCCCTCGACGGAGTCTGGTCGAAGGCAGGTCCTCGTCCCGAAGAATCCCATTAAGCACGTTGATCGAATCCTTCGCGATTGTGTGCGCCACGCAGTGGCAACTGAAGCGACGCAGGCTTAAGCACGTTCTCGACGCGCTTGTCGCATACCGGCGAGAGCATGCGTCATCCTCCGACACGGTAGCTAACGATGCTCGTCAGTTGGGTCTGACGGAGGCAGTGGAGGACTTTCGTCGCAGTCGTCGCTACGTCCCTGTCGATCCAATCTGCCTTCTTGACTCGCTTGCGATGACGCGATTTCTTGCCAAGCGAGGCTTGCACGCGAACATTGTCTTCGGCGTCACGAGCAATCCGTTCTCGGCGCATTGCTGGGTCCAAGCCGGTGATCTGGCTCTCAACGATACCGTCGGACACACCAGCGCCTTTGTCCAAATCCGGGTCGTCTGA
- a CDS encoding benenodin family lasso peptide, with the protein MKVLKDCEGRIPAVIVLGAVSTETKGVLSKDETVGGMRPAGISDE; encoded by the coding sequence ATGAAAGTCCTCAAAGATTGCGAGGGGCGCATCCCCGCCGTCATCGTGCTCGGTGCCGTGAGTACCGAAACGAAGGGCGTCCTCTCCAAGGACGAAACGGTCGGTGGTATGCGTCCGGCCGGCATTTCCGACGAGTGA
- a CDS encoding benenodin family lasso peptide, with amino-acid sequence MKTSKNHASPEAKKQDVIVLGAVSTETKGNLSKDETVGGIRPAGISDE; translated from the coding sequence ATGAAGACCAGCAAGAACCACGCTTCGCCGGAGGCGAAGAAGCAGGACGTCATCGTGCTCGGCGCCGTGAGCACGGAGACCAAGGGCAACCTGTCCAAGGACGAGACGGTCGGCGGCATTCGCCCGGCCGGCATCTCCGACGAGTAA
- a CDS encoding GntR family transcriptional regulator: MEAKHSKVEQICDAIRLGLHKGRYRPGVRIDPAPLAQKYRTSLTPVRSAFYCLCSDGVLEAHGRAGYRAPLPTEVSLRGQYNWMEFLLIHSCNLTPADSEPAGGPAFNRRGVDAVLLTRQLFDAIASGTQWPDLSREARLASDRLAAARHTERPFCKDALEELADINRLWLKRDLPRLRQALFEYHQRRRELVPRIVAVMARHAAKQDGPKQ, translated from the coding sequence ATGGAAGCCAAACACTCAAAGGTCGAGCAGATTTGTGATGCCATTCGGCTCGGCCTACATAAGGGCCGCTATCGGCCGGGCGTCCGCATCGATCCCGCGCCATTGGCGCAGAAGTACCGCACGAGCCTGACGCCGGTCCGGTCCGCGTTCTACTGCCTTTGCTCCGATGGTGTACTCGAGGCTCATGGCCGAGCCGGCTACCGCGCTCCGCTGCCCACCGAAGTCAGCCTGCGCGGCCAGTACAACTGGATGGAGTTCTTGTTGATCCACTCGTGCAATCTCACGCCGGCCGACAGCGAACCCGCCGGTGGACCCGCGTTCAACCGGCGCGGCGTGGATGCGGTCTTGCTGACCCGGCAACTGTTCGATGCGATCGCGTCAGGCACGCAGTGGCCGGATCTGAGCAGAGAGGCGCGGCTCGCGAGCGACCGGCTCGCCGCGGCACGACATACCGAGCGACCGTTTTGCAAAGACGCACTCGAGGAACTGGCTGATATCAACCGGCTGTGGCTAAAGCGAGACCTCCCACGCCTTCGCCAGGCGTTGTTCGAGTACCACCAGCGCCGCAGAGAGCTGGTGCCCCGAATCGTTGCGGTGATGGCCCGTCACGCTGCGAAACAGGACGGACCAAAGCAATGA
- a CDS encoding GntR family transcriptional regulator, translated as MDDRLPANERVHEHIRQATRDGHVWPGAGLDTAAIARAFNTTPIEVQCALLRLVGAGLLVDDPRYRLRAFVFRRIRRALQCGRYRPAEPLEPTAMAQAYGSGRSVIRFALYRLLGEEVVELDAARAFRVPPITEAVLLDHYDFAQWCTDRACNLLAVLPREPSPATTTATGVSEDTDLPTQTTIFFEQMPPAAGSVLPADIGRMNCLLGPVRPAEFALIPDASAELSQLQEAWQRRDLKALKAALSNYLARRRRMAADVVELLSTSPPASRR; from the coding sequence ATGGATGACCGCCTGCCCGCGAACGAACGGGTGCACGAGCACATCCGGCAGGCCACGCGCGACGGGCATGTCTGGCCAGGCGCGGGCCTGGACACGGCGGCCATCGCGCGGGCGTTCAACACCACACCGATCGAGGTGCAGTGTGCGCTCCTGCGCCTTGTCGGCGCCGGCCTGCTCGTAGACGACCCCCGCTATCGGCTGCGCGCCTTCGTCTTCCGGCGCATCCGCAGGGCGCTGCAATGCGGCCGATACCGTCCAGCGGAACCTCTGGAGCCCACGGCGATGGCCCAGGCGTACGGCAGCGGCCGGAGCGTGATTCGGTTCGCGCTCTATCGCCTGCTCGGCGAGGAGGTGGTCGAGCTGGACGCCGCGCGCGCGTTTCGTGTGCCGCCGATCACCGAGGCCGTGCTGCTGGACCACTACGACTTCGCTCAGTGGTGCACCGATCGGGCGTGCAACCTGCTCGCGGTGCTGCCGAGAGAGCCGTCTCCTGCCACGACCACGGCTACCGGGGTCAGCGAGGACACCGACCTGCCAACGCAAACGACGATCTTCTTCGAGCAGATGCCGCCGGCCGCCGGAAGCGTGCTGCCGGCCGACATCGGGCGGATGAACTGCCTTCTCGGTCCGGTCCGCCCGGCGGAGTTTGCACTGATCCCCGACGCATCGGCGGAACTGTCGCAGTTGCAGGAAGCATGGCAGCGGCGCGACCTCAAGGCGTTGAAGGCAGCGCTGTCCAACTACCTCGCGCGCCGCAGGCGAATGGCGGCCGACGTCGTCGAGCTGCTGAGCACGTCGCCGCCCGCATCCCGACGCTGA